The following proteins come from a genomic window of Elusimicrobiota bacterium:
- a CDS encoding menaquinone biosynthesis decarboxylase gives MVPADLPAQLRLLEENGELRRIRREVDPRLEITEITVRVVKEGGPALLFENVKGSPYPVAINLFGTARRVELALGRSPQAIGERLAAAAEDLMPPRPAALWKHRGLFWDAAHMPPRFVRNGPVNQVTEVPNLDPWPILTCWPEDGGRFFTLPLVITQSPRGRRNVGMYRLHVYDEKTTGMHMQIERGGGAHYAEWMALDKPMPVAVALGGDPATVLGSVLPLPEDMDEIAFAGFLRGRRVPLVRLSNGVAAPADAEFILEGHIPPRERRTEGPFGDHFGHYSHAAPYPVFHIDKVHRRRNPIYPATVVGKPPQEDKYMGNAVQEMLLPLLKFMRPELVDLWAYQEAGFHNFAVAAVKQRYAKEAVKTALGLMGQGQMSLTKCVVLVDPDVKVRDFTAVLDALRDHFDPAEDFILIPGTAQDTLDFTSFKMNLGSKMILDATRKNRAVPRPTAGFPPRGTGAPGDGAPLTHATAWRNLRDVFLVVRSDTKDPVQNRALAENLARRPSLGGFKFIAVVSDDVPLDDEELLIWGIFTRFDAARDIRPARVETDGAWTRVSPPLAVDASWKPGYPDPLVMDPSVVERVSAHGAADIKN, from the coding sequence ATGGTCCCCGCCGATCTCCCGGCGCAACTTCGCCTCCTGGAAGAGAACGGCGAACTGCGGCGGATCCGCCGCGAAGTCGACCCCCGTCTCGAAATAACGGAAATCACCGTCCGTGTCGTCAAAGAGGGCGGCCCGGCCCTGCTGTTCGAAAACGTCAAAGGGTCCCCCTATCCCGTGGCGATCAACTTGTTCGGCACCGCCCGGCGTGTGGAGCTGGCCTTGGGGCGGTCCCCTCAAGCCATCGGCGAACGCCTGGCGGCCGCCGCCGAGGATCTCATGCCGCCCCGGCCCGCGGCCCTCTGGAAGCATCGGGGCTTGTTTTGGGACGCGGCCCACATGCCGCCGCGCTTTGTTCGGAATGGGCCCGTCAATCAAGTCACCGAAGTCCCGAACCTCGACCCCTGGCCCATCCTCACCTGCTGGCCCGAGGACGGCGGCCGGTTTTTCACCCTGCCGCTCGTCATCACCCAAAGTCCCCGGGGCCGTCGCAACGTCGGCATGTACCGCCTCCACGTTTATGACGAAAAAACCACCGGCATGCACATGCAGATCGAGCGGGGGGGCGGGGCTCATTACGCCGAATGGATGGCCCTGGACAAGCCCATGCCCGTGGCCGTGGCCCTCGGCGGCGACCCGGCCACCGTCTTGGGTTCGGTTCTGCCCCTGCCGGAGGACATGGACGAAATCGCCTTCGCCGGATTTTTGCGGGGGCGGCGCGTGCCCCTGGTGCGGCTCTCCAACGGGGTGGCCGCGCCCGCCGACGCGGAATTCATTTTGGAAGGCCACATCCCCCCCCGCGAACGGCGGACGGAGGGCCCCTTCGGCGACCATTTCGGACACTACAGCCACGCGGCGCCCTACCCGGTGTTCCACATCGACAAAGTTCACCGTCGTAGAAACCCCATCTACCCGGCCACCGTCGTTGGCAAACCGCCCCAGGAAGACAAATACATGGGCAACGCGGTTCAGGAGATGTTGTTGCCGTTGTTGAAATTCATGCGGCCGGAACTCGTGGACCTGTGGGCTTATCAAGAAGCGGGGTTTCACAACTTCGCCGTGGCGGCGGTTAAACAACGCTACGCCAAAGAGGCCGTCAAAACCGCTCTGGGCCTCATGGGCCAGGGGCAGATGTCGCTTACCAAGTGCGTGGTACTCGTCGATCCGGACGTGAAGGTGCGGGATTTCACGGCGGTGTTGGACGCCCTGCGCGACCACTTTGACCCGGCCGAAGATTTCATCCTCATCCCCGGCACGGCCCAGGACACCCTCGATTTCACGAGTTTCAAGATGAACCTGGGGAGCAAAATGATTTTGGACGCCACGCGGAAAAACCGGGCCGTGCCGCGGCCGACGGCCGGATTCCCCCCGCGCGGGACGGGCGCCCCGGGCGACGGCGCGCCCCTGACCCACGCCACGGCCTGGCGCAACCTGCGGGATGTTTTTCTGGTGGTGCGGAGCGACACCAAAGACCCTGTTCAAAACCGCGCGTTGGCCGAAAACCTGGCGCGGCGGCCCTCTCTGGGCGGATTCAAGTTCATCGCCGTGGTCAGCGACGACGTGCCGCTGGACGACGAGGAACTTTTAATTTGGGGGATATTCACGCGGTTCGACGCCGCCCGGGACATCCGCCCCGCGCGGGTGGAGACGGACGGGGCGTGGACACGCGTTTCCCCCCCGTTGGCCGTCGACGCCAGCTGGAAGCCGGGCTATCCGGATCCGTTGGTGATGGACCCGTCGGTGGTGGAACGCGTTTCAGCCCATGGGGCGGCGGACATTAAAAACTAG
- a CDS encoding UbiX family flavin prenyltransferase, translating to MRIVLGVTGASGSIFAVEFLRRVSGEEIYLVLSRWGRSVLHQETGLTSENLTTFTKKVFSNDDMNAPLASGSNPFDVMLVLPCSMTTLGKIAHGIGDNLITRCAEVALKERRKLVLCLRESPLSTIDLENAHKLSQAGAIIMPVSPGFYQKPASLPDLINGFVDKVRGVIGLPTEAGWRAKELE from the coding sequence ATGCGCATTGTTTTGGGTGTGACGGGAGCGTCGGGATCGATTTTCGCGGTGGAATTCCTGCGCCGCGTTTCCGGGGAGGAAATTTACCTCGTTTTGTCCCGGTGGGGGCGTTCGGTCCTGCATCAGGAAACCGGATTGACCTCCGAAAACCTGACCACGTTCACTAAAAAAGTGTTTTCCAACGACGACATGAACGCGCCCCTGGCATCGGGCTCGAACCCCTTCGACGTCATGCTGGTTCTGCCTTGTTCCATGACGACCCTGGGCAAAATCGCCCACGGCATCGGGGACAACCTCATCACCCGCTGCGCCGAGGTGGCGCTCAAAGAGCGCCGCAAACTGGTCCTTTGCCTGCGCGAATCCCCCCTTTCGACCATCGATTTGGAAAACGCCCACAAGCTCTCCCAGGCCGGGGCGATCATCATGCCCGTCTCGCCGGGGTTTTACCAAAAACCCGCTTCCCTGCCGGACCTCATCAACGGGTTCGTCGATAAGGTGCGCGGGGTCATCGGGCTGCCCACCGAAGCCGGTTGGCGCGCCAAAGAATTGGAATAA
- a CDS encoding UbiA family prenyltransferase gives MSDAVALPSIPTGRARLAAYARFVKLEHALFSLPITFSGALLAQGGWPPWRLSMLVILAGVAARTFAMAVNRIIDVQVDAKNPRTKNRELVTGALSVWDALLVAIAGLVVYIWCAQSINSFCLIWSWVPLLFFVIYPTLKRFTWLCHFGLGLTWALAPLGGWFAVRPGFEGSWPAWILGAFSFFWLSGFDIIYGTLDEEFDRREGLFSLPARFGRRRALRVSMTAHFIAFLCLALLFFTSLQGANAAFMCLGAGALLFVEQLVVDHVDLAFFKINVITGFVVLVMVVLGLRPEF, from the coding sequence ATGAGCGACGCCGTTGCCTTGCCGTCCATCCCCACCGGTCGCGCGCGTTTGGCCGCCTACGCCCGGTTCGTCAAACTGGAACACGCGCTCTTTTCATTGCCCATCACGTTCTCCGGGGCGTTGTTGGCCCAGGGCGGGTGGCCTCCCTGGCGGCTGTCGATGTTGGTGATCCTGGCGGGGGTGGCCGCGCGCACCTTCGCCATGGCGGTCAACCGCATCATCGACGTCCAAGTCGACGCCAAAAACCCCCGCACCAAAAATCGCGAATTGGTCACCGGCGCCTTGAGCGTGTGGGACGCCCTGCTCGTGGCAATCGCCGGGCTTGTCGTTTACATTTGGTGCGCCCAATCCATCAACAGCTTTTGCCTGATTTGGAGCTGGGTCCCCCTTCTCTTCTTCGTTATTTACCCGACCTTGAAACGCTTCACCTGGCTGTGCCATTTCGGCCTGGGCCTCACCTGGGCGCTTGCCCCCCTGGGCGGCTGGTTCGCGGTGCGGCCGGGGTTCGAGGGCAGCTGGCCGGCGTGGATCCTCGGGGCCTTCAGTTTTTTCTGGCTGTCCGGGTTCGACATCATTTACGGCACATTGGACGAGGAGTTCGACCGTCGGGAGGGCTTGTTTTCCCTGCCCGCGCGGTTCGGCCGCCGACGGGCCCTGCGGGTGTCCATGACGGCCCACTTTATCGCTTTTCTCTGTCTGGCCCTGCTCTTTTTCACTTCCCTGCAGGGCGCCAACGCGGCTTTCATGTGCTTGGGGGCGGGGGCCCTGTTGTTCGTGGAGCAGTTGGTGGTGGACCACGTGGACCTGGCGTTTTTTAAAATCAACGTGATCACGGGTTTCGTCGTTTTGGTGATGGTGGTGTTGGGGCTTCGGCCGGAGTTTTAG
- a CDS encoding MBL fold metallo-hydrolase gives MSVYLRQLKLGPMENFVYLVGDTDAKTCVIVDPAWDIDRAWAEAESEGYKVEGALITHGHFDHCNGVENLLAKKNVPVYVHPNELDYLDKGAPRGLFLDVPRDHVKRSNAGTVLTLGATKITFLHTPGHTPGSQCFLVNDRLIAGDTLFLGTCGRCDLPGSSPKDLFESLNGVIGKLPDETILYPGHDYSRRGVSGPLGEEKKHNRFFSAHRLDEFLRLAGF, from the coding sequence GTGAGCGTTTATCTTCGGCAATTGAAGTTGGGCCCCATGGAGAATTTCGTTTACCTGGTGGGGGACACCGACGCCAAAACCTGCGTGATCGTCGACCCGGCCTGGGACATCGACCGCGCCTGGGCGGAGGCCGAGTCCGAGGGCTACAAGGTGGAGGGCGCGCTCATCACGCACGGGCACTTCGACCACTGCAACGGCGTGGAAAACCTGCTGGCCAAAAAGAACGTGCCCGTCTACGTCCACCCCAACGAGCTCGATTACCTGGACAAAGGCGCGCCGCGCGGGCTGTTTTTGGACGTGCCGCGGGACCACGTCAAACGCTCCAACGCGGGCACGGTGCTGACCCTGGGCGCCACCAAAATCACCTTTTTGCACACGCCGGGCCACACGCCGGGATCGCAATGTTTCTTGGTGAACGACCGATTGATCGCCGGGGACACCCTGTTCCTGGGCACCTGCGGGCGCTGCGACCTGCCCGGCTCGAGCCCCAAGGACCTCTTTGAGAGCCTCAACGGGGTCATCGGCAAACTTCCCGACGAAACGATCCTCTACCCGGGGCACGACTACTCCCGCCGGGGCGTGAGCGGCCCCCTGGGGGAAGAAAAGAAACACAACCGCTTTTTCAGCGCGCACCGGCTCGATGAATTTCTCCGTTTGGCCGGGTTCTGA
- a CDS encoding NAD(P)H-hydrate epimerase — translation MTLLPAFHFKPVTAAEMRRRDAAAMERGLSEEVLMENAGHALAEGTLLFPHRGALVVCGGGNNGGDGLVAARWLIKAGRRVTVLLWRKPENYQNAARAHWRALSACRPTVRIWSPRLRLPDRGEPVVDAFLGLGVRPPLSEEARTLIRWMNARRGPKIAADVPSGLDADRGRPLPEAVRARLTVTLGLPKKGLVLSRARPYVGKLVVGDLGFPPRLLRFNRAGRGQRKIAPAL, via the coding sequence GTGACGCTCCTTCCCGCCTTTCATTTCAAACCGGTGACCGCCGCCGAAATGCGTAGACGGGACGCCGCCGCCATGGAACGCGGTCTTTCCGAAGAGGTTTTGATGGAAAACGCCGGGCACGCCCTGGCGGAGGGGACTCTGTTGTTCCCGCATCGGGGCGCTCTGGTGGTCTGCGGCGGGGGGAACAACGGCGGCGACGGGCTCGTGGCGGCCCGGTGGCTGATCAAGGCGGGCCGGCGGGTGACCGTCTTGCTGTGGCGGAAACCCGAAAACTATCAAAACGCGGCGCGCGCCCATTGGCGGGCGCTTTCGGCCTGCCGGCCGACCGTGCGGATTTGGTCGCCCCGGCTTCGTTTGCCGGACCGGGGAGAACCCGTGGTCGACGCTTTTTTGGGCCTCGGTGTCCGCCCGCCCCTGTCCGAGGAGGCCCGGACGCTGATCCGATGGATGAACGCGCGGCGGGGCCCCAAAATCGCCGCCGACGTGCCCTCCGGCTTGGACGCCGACAGGGGCCGCCCCCTCCCGGAGGCCGTGCGGGCCCGATTGACCGTGACCCTGGGGCTTCCCAAGAAAGGGCTTGTTTTGTCCCGGGCGCGGCCCTACGTGGGGAAGTTGGTGGTGGGTGATCTGGGTTTTCCGCCGCGTCTTTTGCGATTTAACCGGGCGGGGCGCGGACAAAGGAAAATCGCACCGGCACTTTGA
- a CDS encoding CDGSH iron-sulfur domain-containing protein has product MTEPKIAQKAPIVLDETPGDKWWCACGHSQTQPFCDGSHKTSGTGLTPVKVTVETAGKVAWCACKHSQKGAFCDGGHKRI; this is encoded by the coding sequence GTGACCGAACCCAAGATCGCCCAAAAGGCGCCCATCGTGTTGGACGAAACCCCCGGCGACAAATGGTGGTGCGCCTGCGGCCATTCCCAAACCCAGCCTTTTTGCGACGGCAGCCACAAAACCTCCGGCACCGGCCTCACGCCCGTCAAGGTGACCGTTGAAACAGCGGGCAAAGTGGCCTGGTGCGCCTGCAAGCACTCACAAAAAGGCGCGTTTTGCGACGGCGGGCACAAAAGAATTTGA
- the crtI gene encoding phytoene desaturase: MPLNPARKKIIIVGAGPGGLTSAMILAHRGFDVTVFEAKDVVGGRNAPIRLDGYTFDTGPTFLMMRFILAEMFQEAGRDVEKYLSFKKLDPLYRLKFEDRDVVITSDHAAMRREIGQHFPGSEEGFDRFLKEEKRRYEKLYPCIQRDYSTLGSFLSKDLMMAVPALSIGRSLFQNLGRYFQPAKLKLSFTFQAKYLGMSPWECPGLFTMLPYIEHAHGIEHVVGGLNQISQAMARVVAEEGGKIRLSTPVRQLTLEGRRVTGVELENGERATADEVIINADFAHAMSRLLPAGTLKKYAPARLAKKKYSCSTFMMYLGVEGAVPLDHHTIFFAKDYKANLHDISTRKVLSKDISFYIQNASVTDPSLAPAGHSALYVLVPTPNQSSSVAWGEEREAFKNHVLDLIEKRAGLPDLRRRIRAERVITPLDWQEDGRIYLGATFNLAHTFSQLLYLRPRNKFEELDRCYLVGGGTHPGSGLPTIYESARISSNLICRRHGVTVPPVPALPVEA; encoded by the coding sequence ATGCCCCTCAACCCCGCCCGTAAAAAGATCATCATTGTCGGCGCCGGACCCGGCGGTTTGACCAGCGCCATGATCCTGGCGCACCGCGGGTTCGACGTGACGGTGTTCGAAGCCAAGGACGTCGTGGGGGGCCGCAACGCCCCGATTCGCCTCGACGGGTACACTTTCGACACCGGCCCCACCTTCCTCATGATGCGTTTCATCCTCGCCGAAATGTTCCAGGAAGCGGGGCGGGACGTGGAAAAGTACCTTTCCTTCAAAAAACTGGACCCCCTTTACCGTTTGAAGTTTGAAGACCGGGACGTCGTCATCACCTCGGACCACGCCGCCATGCGCCGCGAGATCGGCCAGCATTTCCCCGGCAGCGAGGAAGGTTTCGACCGGTTTCTCAAAGAGGAAAAACGGCGCTACGAAAAACTCTACCCCTGCATTCAACGGGACTACTCGACCCTGGGCTCTTTCCTTTCCAAGGATTTGATGATGGCCGTTCCCGCCCTTTCGATCGGCCGATCGCTGTTTCAAAATTTGGGGCGTTACTTTCAACCCGCAAAACTCAAACTGTCGTTCACTTTTCAGGCCAAGTACCTGGGCATGTCGCCCTGGGAGTGTCCGGGCTTATTCACCATGCTGCCCTACATCGAACACGCCCACGGCATCGAACACGTGGTGGGGGGGCTGAACCAAATCTCCCAGGCCATGGCGCGCGTGGTGGCGGAGGAGGGCGGAAAAATCCGCCTGTCGACCCCGGTGCGCCAATTGACCCTGGAGGGCCGCCGCGTGACCGGCGTGGAGCTGGAAAACGGCGAACGGGCGACCGCCGACGAGGTCATCATCAACGCGGATTTCGCCCACGCCATGTCCCGCCTGCTGCCGGCCGGAACGCTTAAAAAGTACGCCCCGGCCCGCTTGGCCAAGAAAAAATATTCCTGCTCGACCTTTATGATGTACCTCGGCGTCGAAGGCGCGGTGCCCCTCGACCACCACACCATTTTTTTCGCCAAGGACTACAAAGCCAACCTCCACGACATATCCACGCGCAAGGTTCTGTCCAAGGACATCTCTTTTTACATTCAAAACGCCTCGGTGACGGACCCGTCCCTCGCCCCGGCGGGCCATTCGGCGTTGTACGTCTTGGTGCCCACCCCCAACCAATCGAGTTCAGTGGCCTGGGGGGAGGAGCGCGAGGCCTTCAAAAACCACGTGCTGGACTTGATCGAAAAACGGGCGGGCCTGCCCGATTTGCGGCGGCGGATCCGCGCGGAGCGTGTGATCACCCCGCTGGACTGGCAGGAGGACGGCCGCATTTACCTGGGCGCCACCTTCAACCTGGCGCACACTTTTTCCCAGCTCCTTTACCTCCGCCCCCGCAACAAATTCGAAGAGCTCGACCGATGCTACCTCGTGGGGGGCGGCACCCACCCGGGCAGCGGCCTGCCGACCATCTACGAATCGGCGCGGATTTCTTCGAACCTCATTTGCCGGAGGCACGGCGTGACCGTGCCCCCCGTGCCCGCCCTGCCGGTGGAGGCCTGA
- a CDS encoding aldehyde dehydrogenase family protein has protein sequence MVPTADLSTVPIDELGENARKAFDCWRRTSVRERTACLARLRNLIIDEMDAIAGRLTALTGKTPVEAVMTEIIPAVENIRYLEKNAARVLAPEKRPTPFSFRHSASRVERHPWGWVLVLSPWNFPFQLSVVPMATALVAGNAVVLKPSELSTQVGKMIVDLFHRAGFPAATVTGVTGDGAVGERLVRSGPDLIFLTGGAETGRRVMAAAAERLTPLLLELGGKDPMIVFDDAPLERAVEGAVYGAFANAGQVCVSVERLYVQEGIHDAFVAALAARVKTLRVGVGMDDDIGGITDPRQKVVIDRHIDDALKKGATLRSERWNKGDFMGPVLLTGTHHGMAVMTEETFGPVLPVMRFRTEEEAVSLANESPFGLNASVWTRDLAKGRRVLSRLEVGNGAVNDVIKNIGNPHLPFGGVKQSGFGRYHGPEGLKAFTRGLAVMVNKGAARRELNWFPYSRGVYENLRIYLHMSFLDKPWPAKIKGLWGFVRAFRRIQKEKKKTHGR, from the coding sequence TTGGTCCCCACGGCCGATTTGTCGACCGTGCCCATCGACGAGCTGGGCGAGAACGCGCGCAAGGCCTTTGACTGCTGGCGGCGCACCTCGGTGCGCGAGCGCACCGCGTGCCTGGCCCGCCTGCGCAACCTCATCATCGATGAAATGGACGCCATCGCCGGCCGCCTGACGGCGCTCACGGGCAAAACGCCCGTCGAGGCGGTGATGACGGAGATCATCCCCGCCGTGGAAAACATCCGTTATTTGGAAAAGAACGCCGCGCGGGTTCTGGCCCCGGAGAAGCGCCCCACGCCCTTTTCCTTCCGGCACAGCGCCTCCCGCGTCGAGCGACACCCCTGGGGCTGGGTGTTGGTGCTCTCGCCGTGGAACTTTCCTTTTCAATTGTCGGTGGTCCCCATGGCCACGGCCCTGGTCGCGGGGAACGCGGTGGTTTTGAAACCCTCGGAGCTCTCCACCCAGGTGGGGAAAATGATCGTGGACCTTTTCCACCGCGCGGGGTTTCCCGCCGCGACGGTCACCGGTGTGACGGGCGACGGCGCCGTGGGCGAGCGGCTCGTGCGATCGGGACCGGACCTTATTTTCCTGACCGGCGGCGCCGAGACCGGGCGGCGCGTCATGGCCGCCGCCGCCGAACGGCTGACCCCGTTGCTCCTCGAGCTGGGCGGCAAGGACCCCATGATCGTGTTCGACGACGCGCCCCTGGAGCGCGCCGTGGAGGGGGCGGTGTACGGCGCCTTCGCCAACGCGGGGCAGGTGTGCGTCTCTGTCGAGCGTCTGTATGTGCAGGAAGGAATTCATGACGCCTTCGTCGCGGCCTTGGCCGCGCGCGTCAAAACCCTCCGGGTGGGGGTCGGCATGGACGACGACATCGGCGGCATCACCGACCCGAGGCAAAAGGTCGTCATCGACCGCCACATCGACGACGCTCTCAAGAAGGGCGCGACCCTCCGCTCGGAACGCTGGAACAAGGGGGACTTCATGGGTCCCGTGCTCCTGACCGGAACCCACCACGGCATGGCCGTGATGACCGAAGAAACCTTCGGACCCGTTTTGCCGGTGATGCGCTTTCGAACCGAGGAGGAGGCGGTGTCCCTGGCCAACGAATCGCCCTTCGGGCTCAACGCGTCGGTCTGGACCCGGGATTTGGCCAAGGGGCGGCGCGTGTTGTCCCGCCTGGAGGTCGGCAACGGCGCGGTGAACGATGTGATCAAGAACATCGGGAACCCCCATCTGCCCTTCGGGGGCGTTAAACAAAGCGGTTTCGGCCGTTACCACGGCCCCGAAGGCCTCAAGGCCTTCACGCGGGGCCTGGCCGTGATGGTCAACAAGGGCGCCGCCCGGCGGGAGCTCAATTGGTTCCCCTACAGCCGGGGCGTTTACGAGAATTTGAGGATTTATCTGCACATGTCTTTTTTGGACAAACCCTGGCCGGCCAAGATCAAGGGGCTGTGGGGTTTTGTGCGGGCCTTTCGTCGCATTCAGAAGGAGAAAAAGAAAACCCATGGGCGATAA
- the crtI gene encoding phytoene desaturase yields MGDKTKNVAVIGAGLGGLSAAISLATEGFSVDVYEKNERAGGKLNILEKDGFTFDLGPSILTMPHIFRALFDRAGKRMEDYVEFQPVTPHWRNFFEDGTVFDFTPDKRQQEAELAKIPGGKTEGFWDFMKYSEKLTRITEEGYFAKGLDSFWELLRFYGPWRSLVGFDTFRTLDQGVRRFVKNKKLVDALNYFIKYVGSSPYDAPALLNLMPHIQFGYGLWYVKGGLYGLARGLEKLLLDLGGRLHYRREVVGAERVDGRVAALTLDGGEKISADVCVSNMEVIPLYRDLFKEPAGRLRRLKKFKPACSGLVLHLGVDRQYPQLAHHNFFYSENARKHFNTLFVGQGLSNDPTIYLVAPCKTDPAQAPAGCEVIKVLPHIPHLRDKDPFGPEDYDALRERLLEKLERMGLTDLRKHIVTEDRWTPEDIQKRYYSNKGAIYGVVSDRRLNLGFKAPQRSAHYKNLYFVGGSVNPGGGMPMVVLSGQLARDKILADLK; encoded by the coding sequence ATGGGCGATAAAACAAAGAACGTCGCGGTGATCGGCGCGGGGTTGGGCGGCCTGTCGGCGGCCATTTCCCTCGCGACCGAAGGCTTTTCGGTGGACGTCTACGAGAAAAACGAGCGCGCCGGCGGGAAACTGAACATTTTGGAGAAGGACGGGTTCACTTTCGACCTGGGCCCCTCGATTTTGACCATGCCGCACATTTTCCGCGCGCTCTTCGACCGCGCCGGCAAACGCATGGAGGATTACGTCGAGTTCCAGCCGGTCACGCCCCATTGGCGGAATTTTTTCGAGGACGGCACGGTGTTCGACTTCACCCCCGACAAGCGCCAACAGGAGGCGGAACTGGCCAAGATCCCCGGCGGCAAGACCGAGGGGTTCTGGGACTTTATGAAGTATTCTGAAAAGCTCACCCGCATCACCGAGGAAGGCTATTTCGCCAAAGGGCTCGACTCCTTTTGGGAACTGCTCCGCTTCTACGGTCCCTGGCGGAGCCTCGTGGGCTTCGACACCTTCCGCACCCTGGACCAGGGCGTGCGCCGGTTCGTGAAAAACAAAAAGCTCGTCGACGCGCTCAATTATTTCATCAAGTACGTGGGGTCGTCGCCCTACGACGCGCCGGCGCTGTTGAACCTCATGCCGCACATCCAATTCGGTTACGGCCTGTGGTATGTGAAGGGCGGGCTCTACGGCCTGGCGCGGGGGTTGGAGAAATTGCTCCTCGATTTGGGCGGGCGGCTCCATTACCGGCGCGAGGTTGTCGGCGCCGAGCGCGTTGACGGCCGGGTGGCCGCGCTGACGCTGGACGGCGGGGAGAAAATCAGCGCGGACGTCTGTGTTTCGAACATGGAGGTCATTCCGCTCTACCGCGATCTGTTTAAAGAACCGGCGGGCCGCCTGCGCAGGCTGAAGAAGTTCAAGCCCGCCTGCTCGGGGCTCGTGCTGCACCTGGGTGTGGACCGGCAATACCCCCAACTGGCCCACCACAACTTTTTCTATTCAGAGAACGCGCGCAAGCATTTCAACACCCTCTTCGTCGGGCAGGGGCTGTCCAACGACCCGACCATCTACCTCGTCGCTCCCTGCAAAACCGACCCCGCCCAGGCCCCGGCCGGTTGCGAAGTGATCAAGGTGCTGCCGCACATCCCGCACCTGCGCGACAAAGACCCGTTCGGGCCGGAGGACTACGACGCCCTGCGCGAACGGCTGCTGGAGAAACTGGAGCGCATGGGCCTGACGGACCTGCGCAAGCACATCGTGACCGAAGACCGCTGGACGCCCGAGGACATCCAAAAACGGTATTACTCCAACAAGGGCGCCATTTACGGCGTCGTGTCGGACCGGCGGTTGAACCTGGGCTTCAAGGCCCCCCAGCGCAGCGCCCACTACAAAAACCTCTACTTTGTCGGCGGCAGCGTGAACCCGGGCGGCGGCATGCCCATGGTGGTGCTCTCGGGCCAACTGGCGCGGGACAAAATCCTCGCCGACCTGAAATAA
- a CDS encoding glycosyltransferase, with the protein MLEATLHGLCWLAGFWMLWRLAALPKGDAAVDFSVIIPARDEARRLPALLESLQNQSLRPLEILVVDDHSTDGTTDVARRVGARVIASAPLPAGWRGKTWACQQGAREARGPWLLFLDADLRLLPGALARIAAAARANRGAVSVLPYHRTVRWVEDFSGVFNLVQAAASNAFTPRGNRAAPQRLFGPLLAVSRETFWSVGGYEPVKDRWVENFDLSAVLEGRGEPLACYAGKGAVEFRMYDSGIAGIAAGWGKSFVLGGKGTPLSIWIAFSLWLTGALGAARALAAAACSVDAPVLLSGAVYALFALQTGLWLRRLGSFRWATALAYPVPAVFFVFVFLRSLFALAVGRPLVWKGRTNQ; encoded by the coding sequence ATGCTCGAGGCGACGCTCCACGGGCTTTGCTGGCTCGCGGGGTTTTGGATGCTTTGGCGCCTCGCCGCCCTTCCGAAAGGCGACGCCGCGGTTGATTTTTCCGTCATCATCCCCGCCCGGGACGAAGCCCGTCGCCTGCCCGCCCTGTTGGAATCCCTGCAAAACCAATCCCTTCGGCCCTTGGAAATCCTGGTGGTCGACGACCATTCCACCGACGGCACCACCGATGTCGCCCGGCGGGTCGGGGCGCGGGTGATCGCCTCCGCGCCGCTCCCGGCCGGGTGGCGGGGGAAAACCTGGGCTTGCCAGCAGGGCGCGCGGGAGGCCCGGGGCCCGTGGCTTTTGTTTTTGGACGCGGACCTCCGGCTCTTGCCGGGGGCCCTGGCGCGTATCGCCGCCGCCGCGCGGGCGAACCGGGGGGCCGTTTCGGTCTTGCCCTACCATCGCACGGTCCGATGGGTGGAGGATTTCTCGGGGGTCTTCAACCTCGTTCAAGCGGCGGCGTCCAACGCCTTCACCCCCCGCGGGAACAGGGCCGCTCCCCAACGGCTTTTCGGCCCGCTGTTGGCCGTTTCCCGGGAAACTTTTTGGTCGGTGGGCGGTTACGAGCCGGTCAAGGACCGGTGGGTGGAGAATTTCGACCTGTCGGCGGTGCTTGAAGGTCGGGGCGAGCCCTTGGCTTGTTACGCCGGGAAAGGCGCCGTGGAGTTTCGCATGTACGACAGCGGAATCGCGGGGATCGCGGCGGGGTGGGGAAAATCCTTCGTCCTGGGCGGCAAGGGCACGCCCCTTTCCATTTGGATCGCCTTCAGCCTGTGGTTGACCGGGGCCCTGGGAGCGGCGCGCGCGCTCGCCGCGGCCGCGTGTTCCGTGGACGCCCCTGTCCTCCTTTCCGGCGCGGTCTACGCGCTCTTCGCGTTGCAAACCGGCCTTTGGCTCCGTCGGTTGGGCTCCTTTCGATGGGCCACCGCGCTGGCCTACCCGGTTCCGGCGGTGTTTTTTGTTTTCGTCTTTCTCCGTTCGCTCTTCGCCCTCGCGGTGGGACGGCCCCTGGTCTGGAAAGGGCGAACCAACCAATGA